One Ignavibacterium album JCM 16511 genomic region harbors:
- a CDS encoding DinB family protein yields MYYKISDFIKDWTYESEATLKVFNNLTDESLTKKVNENVRTAGRLARHITTSISEMAQRTGLSFQAVDENSFPATVKEIVDTYKSASENLLNEIKDKWTDETLQQEDDMYGEKWKRGKTLSIIINHQIHHRGQLTVVMRLLGLKVPGIYGPAKEEWTNFGMTAQE; encoded by the coding sequence ATGTATTACAAAATATCCGACTTCATTAAAGATTGGACTTACGAATCAGAAGCCACATTAAAAGTATTTAATAATCTTACCGATGAATCATTAACAAAAAAAGTTAATGAAAATGTAAGAACAGCAGGAAGACTTGCCCGGCATATTACAACATCAATCAGTGAAATGGCACAACGGACAGGATTGTCATTCCAGGCAGTTGATGAAAATTCTTTTCCCGCAACAGTTAAAGAAATAGTTGATACTTATAAATCCGCTTCAGAAAATTTATTGAATGAGATAAAAGATAAATGGACAGATGAAACTCTGCAGCAGGAAGATGATATGTATGGAGAAAAATGGAAACGAGGAAAAACATTATCTATAATTATAAATCATCAGATTCATCACCGCGGACAATTAACAGTAGTTATGAGATTACTGGGTTTAAAAGTTCCTGGCATCTACGGACCAGCAAAAGAGGAATGGACAAATTTTGGAATGACTGCTCAGGAATAA
- a CDS encoding DedA family protein — protein MALGIIGLPIPDETILTFAGYLISQNNLHLIPTIFSAYLGSISGISISFLIGRKFGLNFLHKHGHFFHITDERIHKTKKWFEGYGEWLFLFGYFIPGVRHLTAIVAGSADTKYSKFSLFAYTGGLIWSITFILIGFNVGVEWNNILEKIHSHTLIITGIITLLIVLFFTVKIFAQKYFKKF, from the coding sequence ATGGCTCTCGGAATTATCGGACTACCAATTCCGGATGAAACAATTCTTACCTTTGCAGGATATTTAATTTCACAAAACAATCTGCATCTTATTCCCACAATATTCTCTGCCTATCTTGGCAGCATTTCAGGAATATCAATCAGCTTTTTAATCGGTCGTAAGTTTGGATTAAATTTTTTGCATAAACACGGTCATTTTTTTCATATTACTGATGAAAGAATACACAAAACTAAAAAGTGGTTTGAAGGTTATGGCGAATGGTTATTTTTATTCGGCTATTTTATTCCTGGCGTAAGACATTTAACCGCAATTGTTGCAGGCAGTGCTGATACTAAATATTCCAAGTTTTCTTTGTTTGCTTATACCGGTGGTCTTATCTGGTCAATTACATTTATACTTATTGGATTTAATGTTGGTGTAGAATGGAATAATATTCTAGAAAAGATTCATAGTCACACATTGATAATAACTGGAATAATAACCCTACTTATTGTTTTATTCTTTACTGTCAAAATATTTGCACAAAAATATTTTAAAAAATTTTGA
- a CDS encoding valine--tRNA ligase yields MSDTSFSQVPKAYNPADVEDKWYKYWYDHELYHSEVDKNKKPYVIPIPPPNITGMLTMGHILNNTLQDIFIRLKRMQGYNACWVPGTDHASIATETKVTNFLAEKGIKKKEIGRDEFLKHCWKWKEQYGGIIIQQLKKLGVSCDWLRERFTMDDDYYHEVIKAFVDLYKEGKIYRGYRMVNWDPANKSAISDEEVIYKTVNGKLWYFKYPVVDSEEFIIVATTRPETMLGDTAVAVNPDDERYKHLIGKKVKLPIVKREIPIIADEYVDKEFGTGAVKVTPAHDVNDYEMGMRHKLQFINIFNDDATTNENVPDWLQHQDRYEVRKKVVAKFEELGLLHKIEDYQTKIGYSERGNVPIEPYLSEQWFMKMDELAKPAIDVVKEGRIKFYPKHWEKTYFHWMENIKDWCISRQLWWGHRIPVWYHKHTGEIYCDVNPPKDLQNYKQDEDVLDTWASSWLWAHAIFRTEEERKYYYPTNTLVTGPDIIFFWVARMIMAGMHFMKDIPFRDVYFTSIIRDAQGRKMSKSLGNSPDPLEVIKEYGADALRFTVIYLAPLGQDVLFSTEKCELGRNFANKIWNAGRFLLMNKETIKTDNSLIDKHKDFADEWIISRLNQTLLQFNKAMDEFEVNNAIKIVYSFIWNDYCDWYLEMIKSRMYGDNEEVKSAVLTRAISIFEDALKMLHPFMPFITEELWQLIQPRKAGESISVSEFPKADNSLIKEVAENEMDFVKDIITAIRNIRGEMNIAPSKKVNALIKSNEVKEYQIDYIKKLAKVEELTVDANVQKPKASASAVFRDVEIFIPLEGLIDLDVERQRLQKEIQRLENSIAGVEKKLSNEKFVNNAPSEVVEKERAKQKDWQENLKKLKEIFEGLN; encoded by the coding sequence ATGTCTGACACTAGTTTTTCGCAGGTTCCAAAAGCATATAATCCCGCTGATGTTGAGGATAAATGGTATAAGTACTGGTACGATCACGAACTTTATCATTCAGAAGTTGATAAAAACAAAAAACCGTATGTAATTCCCATCCCACCGCCAAATATAACCGGAATGCTGACGATGGGTCACATTCTCAACAATACTCTTCAGGATATTTTTATCAGACTAAAAAGAATGCAGGGCTATAATGCCTGTTGGGTTCCGGGAACGGATCACGCTTCTATTGCAACCGAAACAAAGGTAACTAACTTTCTTGCAGAGAAAGGGATTAAGAAAAAAGAAATTGGAAGAGATGAGTTTCTGAAACATTGCTGGAAGTGGAAAGAACAATATGGCGGGATAATAATTCAACAGCTAAAAAAACTCGGAGTTAGCTGCGATTGGCTTCGCGAGCGATTTACAATGGATGATGATTATTACCATGAAGTGATTAAAGCTTTTGTTGATTTATACAAAGAAGGGAAAATCTATCGCGGTTACCGAATGGTTAATTGGGATCCTGCCAACAAGTCTGCAATCTCTGATGAAGAAGTAATTTATAAAACTGTTAACGGTAAACTGTGGTATTTCAAGTATCCGGTTGTTGATAGCGAGGAGTTTATAATTGTTGCAACAACACGACCCGAAACAATGCTTGGCGATACTGCGGTTGCTGTTAATCCCGATGACGAACGATACAAACATCTGATTGGAAAGAAAGTAAAGCTTCCGATAGTCAAAAGAGAAATCCCGATTATTGCTGATGAGTATGTTGATAAAGAATTCGGAACCGGTGCAGTTAAAGTAACTCCCGCTCACGATGTAAACGATTATGAAATGGGAATGCGACATAAACTTCAGTTCATTAATATTTTTAATGATGATGCAACAACAAATGAAAATGTGCCTGATTGGCTGCAGCATCAGGATAGATATGAAGTTCGTAAGAAAGTTGTTGCAAAGTTTGAAGAGCTTGGTTTGTTACACAAAATTGAAGATTATCAAACAAAAATCGGATACTCTGAAAGAGGCAATGTTCCAATTGAGCCATATTTAAGCGAACAATGGTTTATGAAAATGGACGAACTTGCCAAACCTGCCATTGATGTTGTGAAAGAAGGAAGAATAAAATTTTATCCGAAGCACTGGGAAAAAACTTATTTCCATTGGATGGAAAACATTAAAGACTGGTGCATATCACGACAGCTTTGGTGGGGACATCGAATTCCCGTTTGGTATCATAAACACACCGGCGAGATTTATTGTGATGTTAATCCTCCAAAAGATTTGCAGAACTATAAACAAGATGAAGATGTACTTGATACCTGGGCATCAAGCTGGCTTTGGGCGCACGCAATTTTCAGAACTGAAGAGGAAAGAAAATATTATTATCCAACCAACACACTCGTTACAGGTCCTGATATTATTTTCTTCTGGGTTGCACGAATGATAATGGCTGGAATGCATTTTATGAAAGACATTCCATTCCGTGATGTTTACTTTACAAGTATCATTCGCGATGCACAGGGAAGAAAGATGAGTAAATCACTTGGCAATTCACCAGATCCACTTGAAGTTATTAAAGAGTATGGCGCAGATGCCTTAAGGTTTACTGTGATTTATCTCGCTCCACTCGGACAGGATGTTTTATTCAGCACAGAGAAATGTGAGCTTGGAAGAAACTTTGCAAATAAGATTTGGAATGCCGGCAGATTTCTTCTGATGAATAAAGAAACTATTAAAACTGATAACTCTCTGATTGATAAGCACAAAGACTTTGCGGATGAGTGGATTATTTCACGACTCAATCAAACTCTTCTTCAATTCAATAAAGCAATGGATGAATTTGAAGTGAACAATGCAATCAAAATTGTTTACTCATTCATCTGGAATGATTACTGTGACTGGTATCTTGAAATGATCAAAAGCAGAATGTATGGTGATAATGAAGAAGTTAAATCTGCAGTATTGACAAGAGCAATTTCAATTTTTGAAGATGCATTAAAAATGCTTCATCCTTTTATGCCGTTTATTACTGAAGAGTTGTGGCAATTAATACAACCAAGAAAAGCAGGCGAAAGTATTTCTGTATCAGAATTTCCTAAAGCTGATAATTCACTGATTAAAGAAGTTGCAGAAAATGAGATGGATTTTGTAAAAGATATCATTACCGCAATTCGAAACATTCGTGGTGAAATGAACATTGCTCCTTCCAAAAAAGTTAATGCACTGATAAAATCCAACGAAGTTAAAGAATATCAGATTGACTACATAAAAAAGCTTGCAAAGGTTGAAGAACTTACTGTTGATGCGAATGTTCAAAAACCCAAAGCTAGCGCATCAGCTGTGTTTCGAGATGTTGAGATATTTATTCCACTTGAAGGACTTATTGATCTTGATGTAGAAAGACAAAGACTGCAGAAAGAAATACAGCGACTTGAAAACTCAATTGCCGGAGTTGAAAAGAAACTGAGCAATGAAAAATTTGTTAACAACGCTCCATCAGAGGTAGTTGAAAAAGAAAGAGCAAAACAAAAAGATTGGCAGGAGAATCTGAAAAAGTTGAAAGAGATTTTTGAGGGTTTGAATTAA
- a CDS encoding DUF1003 domain-containing protein, which translates to MHIRNANQIYKEVLKDSEKFAIWITNKVGTIGFFAVIFFWTVFWLSWNMFAPPHLRFDPYPAFVLWLFISNMIQIFLMPLIMVGQNLESKHSEIRAETDYEVNLKAEKEIQQIQQELAEIKELIKVISQKQG; encoded by the coding sequence ATGCATATAAGAAATGCTAATCAGATTTACAAAGAAGTTCTGAAAGACTCAGAAAAATTTGCAATATGGATAACCAACAAAGTTGGCACAATCGGATTTTTTGCAGTAATATTTTTCTGGACAGTTTTCTGGTTAAGCTGGAATATGTTCGCTCCTCCTCATCTTCGATTCGATCCTTATCCTGCTTTTGTACTTTGGTTATTCATTTCTAATATGATCCAGATTTTTCTGATGCCATTAATTATGGTAGGACAAAACCTCGAATCAAAACACTCTGAGATTCGTGCTGAAACAGATTATGAGGTAAATCTGAAAGCAGAAAAAGAAATACAACAAATCCAACAAGAACTTGCAGAGATTAAAGAGCTTATAAAAGTTATTTCACAAAAACAGGGATGA
- a CDS encoding PepSY-like domain-containing protein, with amino-acid sequence MKTKNLLIALLLFSFTAFAQQVNVPKSAKDAFSKLYPKATEVKWDKENQGYEASFKLNGKDMSVIFDKDGKVMETETAIEISQLPKGVEKYVMDNFKGYKITGAAKIVKANGEELFEAEITKGKEKKDLFFDKNGKPEKKDVNKESEKENEKEEDEKD; translated from the coding sequence ATGAAAACAAAAAATCTTTTAATAGCATTGTTACTTTTTTCTTTCACTGCCTTTGCACAGCAAGTGAATGTTCCCAAATCCGCTAAGGATGCATTCTCAAAACTTTATCCGAAAGCAACTGAAGTTAAATGGGATAAAGAAAATCAGGGTTATGAAGCCAGCTTCAAATTAAACGGAAAAGATATGTCCGTTATTTTTGATAAAGATGGAAAAGTTATGGAGACTGAAACAGCTATTGAAATTTCGCAGCTTCCCAAAGGTGTTGAGAAATATGTTATGGATAATTTTAAAGGATATAAAATAACCGGCGCTGCCAAGATAGTTAAAGCTAATGGTGAGGAATTATTTGAAGCTGAGATAACGAAAGGTAAGGAAAAGAAAGATTTATTCTTTGATAAAAATGGTAAACCGGAAAAGAAGGATGTGAATAAAGAGAGCGAAAAAGAAAATGAAAAAGAAGAAGATGAAAAAGATTAA